Proteins encoded together in one Etheostoma cragini isolate CJK2018 chromosome 11, CSU_Ecrag_1.0, whole genome shotgun sequence window:
- the LOC117952964 gene encoding trace amine-associated receptor 13c-like gives MEVEDGAELCFPQFPNTSCRKPSSPWPQTLLIYIVCYSISLNTVTLNLLIFISISHFRQLHTPTNILLRSLAVSDFLVGLVLMPGEVLRKTSCWFHGDFVCFLYNYLSIIITASSVGDIVLISVDRYVAICDPLHYNTRITVNRVKLSVCLCWLYSASYSFFCVKDDLTQPGRYNSCYGECLLIIDYLTGVIDLVLSFIVPVTVIVALYLRVFTVAVSQARAMRSHITAVPLQLSVTPKAKKSELKAARTLGVLVVVFLMCLCPYYCVSLAGDRFINVSSASYFLFVWQFNSCLNPVIYAFLYPWFRKGVKLIVTLQILQPGSCETNML, from the exons ATGGAGGTTGAGGACGGAGCCGAGCTCTGCTTTCCACAGTTCCCAAACACTTCCTGCAGGAAGCCCTCGTCTCCTTGGCCCCAAACACTGCTCATTTACATTGTGTGCTACTCCATCTCTCTGAACACTGTCACTCTCAACTTGCTCATCTTCATCTCAATCTCCCACTTCAG GCAGCTCCACACACCCACCAACATCCTCCTCCGCTCTCTGGCTGTGTCAGACTTTCTAGTGGGCCTCGTGCTGATGCCTGGAGAAGTTCTCCGGAAAACATCCTGCTGGTTTCAtggtgactttgtgtgttttctttacaatTATCTTTCAATCATCATTACTGCATCCTCAGTAGGTGACATAGTGCTCATATCAGTTGACCGTTATGTGGCTATTTGTGACCCTCTGCATTACAACACCAGAATCACTGTGAACAGAGTTAAActcagtgtttgtctgtgttggctCTATTCTGCTTCCTACAGCTTTTTCTGTGTAAAGGATGACCTGACTCAACCAGGGAGGTATAATTCCTGCTACGGAGAATGTCTGTTGATCATTGACTATTTGACAGGAGTAATagatcttgttttgtcctttattGTTCCAGTTACGGTCATCGTAGCTCTGTATCTGAGAGTATTTACCGTGGCTGTGTCTCAGGCCCGTGCCATGCGCTCTCACATTACAGCTGTCCCACTCCAGCTGTCAGTGActccaaaggcaaagaaatcagAGCTGAAAGCAGCCAGGACTCTTGGTGTTCTGGTAGTTGTGTTTCTAATGTGTTTATGCCCATATTACTGTGTCTCTCTTGCAGGTGACCGCTTCATTAATGTTTCATCTGCATcctattttctctttgtgtggcAATTTAACTCTTGTCTAAACCCTGTGATATATGCCTTCCTTTACCCCTGGTTTAGAAAAGGAGTTAAACTCATAGTTACTCTTCAAATACTGCAGCCTGGCTCCTGTGAGACCAACATGCTGTAG